The Mucilaginibacter terrae region TTAATACAGGTTCGGCTCGTGTTGTTATCAGGGGTAACAACTCGTTAACGGGTAATAACCAGCCGTTGTTCGTGGTAGACGGTATGCCTATCGATAACACACCAGGCGATGCCGGAAGTTTGGATTACGGTAATAACGCGGCTGATATCAATCCAAATGATATAGAGAATTTGGAGGTTTTGAAAGGACCCAATGCGGCTGCACTATATGGTTCTCGGGCCGCCAACGGTGTAATACTCATTACCACCAAAAAAGGATCCGGGAAATTTAAGGTCTCTTTTAATTCTAACCTGCAATTTCAACGGTTAACAGAGTTGCCCGAGTACCAAAATGCATATGGCGTGGGTACCTCTTTTTACATTGATAACACCCATACGCTGCCGGTAGCCAATGTTAATTACCGCAGTTGGGGATCGCCGCTTTTAGGCCAGCCTTATGTGGCATTAAATGGCGAAACGAAGGCTTACCTACCTCAGCCTGATAATGTCAAAGACTTTTATTCTACTGCACACCTGTTCACCAACTCATTAGCACTTGAAGGTGGGAACGCAGGAACCACGTACAGGCTCTCATATACCAATTATGATGGAACAAGCGTAGTAGAAGGATTAAACACCAATAAGAGCCATAACATAGACCTTAGGTTAACCAACGCATTAACCAAAAGGATCACGTTTGACACCAAGATCACCTATAACCGAAATACGGTTAATAACCGGCAGTATTCAAACTCAAATGGGCGTAATCCGACTAATTTGTACACTCAAATGGCAAGAAGCACCGAGCTTTCGGAACTATTACCGTACAAAGATCCGCTTACCGGCATGGAAATAGGCACACACCGTAACTTTAGCAACCCTTACTGGGTAATAAACGAAAATCCCAACGAGGATACTAAAGATCGTTTGATTGCCGCATTCAACCCACAGGTTACCATAACACCCTGGCTTAAATTTGTAGGACGTTTGGGTGCAGATATTTTTTGGAGAGACGGGTTTGAATTTAATAACATTGGTTCGGTTGTAGCCAGTAATCCAAATGGTTTTATGCGCGCCTTCAACACCAAGCAACAGAATTTCAATCTCGAAGGCTTTTTTACGGTAAATAAAAAAACAAGAGACTTCTCCTTTAATGGTGTTTTGGGTAGCAGCAGTTTCAGGTCTGGGTATGAAGACAGGCAGCAACGAGTTAATTCGTTATTGCAACCGGGGTTCATCAATTTATCCAATGCTAAAGAACTTCCGACCGTAACCCAGACCATTCGTAAAAAACAGATCAATTCAGTTTACGGATCGCTATCGGTAGGGTATCATAATTACGCTTTTGTAGATGTTACTGGCCGTAATGATTGGTCGTCAACATTACCTAAAGCCAACAATTCGTATTTCTACCCTTCATTAGGGGGCTCATTAATACTTACAGATATGCTTAAACTTAAAAGCGGTATCTTAAGTTACGCAAAGCTTCGTGCTTCTGTTGCCCATGTAGGTAATGACGCTGATCCGTACCGCTTAAATCAAACTTATTCGTTTAACGGTTTTTTTGACGGAGCACCGCTGGCCTCTTTATCCACTACCATGAACAACCCGGACCTAAAGCCGGAAAAGACATCATCATTTGAATATGGTGTGGACTTAAACTTTTTTAATAGTCGCTTAGTAATCAATGCGACGCATTATAAATCTGCCACCACTAACCAAATCCTTACTGCACAACTCCCGGCATCAAGCGGTTATCAGCAGCGTGTGTACAATGCAGGTGAAGTTAAAAACTGGGGTAATGAGCTTTCTGCAAGTATAGCGGTCATCAAAAAAAGTAAATTTACCTGGCAAACCAACATCAATTACTCGAACAATAAGTCGATGGTTGTAAGCTTAATAGATGGTGTAGATCGTTTTGTTCTCAATAATAATTCCAGTTACATTTACGTATACGCACAGGTTGGCCAGCCTTACGCATATCTGCGCGGACTTGGGGTAGCACGTGATGCCCAGGGTCATATGCTAATTGACGATGGTGGGGGCTTACTTACTAAAGATAATGACATGGCATTTGGTACGGCCTCTCCAAAATGGCTTGGCGGTATCAGTAACACATTTACCTATCGCAACTTCACGCTGAATTGCCTTATTGATATTAAAAAAGGTGGCGTTATTTATTCTGGAACATACTCCCGAATGCTAACCAATGGTGTAACAGCCGAAACTTTATACGGAAGGGATGATTTTTATAAACACTCAATTATTTTAGGAGAAAATTCATCTGAATTATCCGGAGGTGCAATATGGGATGCTTATTATGCCAATGGCAAAAAGAATACACAGTATATATCGCCTCAAAGCTACGAATATGCCCGGCCTAATTATGCCGAATTTGTGATGTTTGATGCCTCTTATGTCAAATTAAGAGAGCTATCTCTGGGTTATAATATTCCTGTAAAACTGCTGTCTCGTACACCCCTTAAAACCGCACGATTTTCTCTAGTTGGACGTAACCTGGCCATATTTCACAAAAATACCCCACGAGGCATTGACCCTGAAGCGGCTTCTACTTCAGGTAATGGCCAGGGTATCGAGAATGGTTCGCTGCCGCCAAATACCACCTATGGCTTTAATGTTAATTTAACTTTTTAATTGGTATGAAACTAATAAATTTATTATTGATCCTATGTTTAGGCGTGTTGGTTTCCTGCACCAAAAATTTCGAGGAACTTAATACCGACCCCAATCAGCCCACTAAGGTCGAACCTGATTTTTTGCTGACCAGCTCAATATATAATACCCTCAATCTTCAGGGAGGGGATATGAACAGGGTTGTACTTTTTAATTATACCCAATACTTCTCCGGGTTTCAGGGTGAGTTTCAACGTTACACATATAACGATGCGAGCAACAACACAAACTGGTCAAACACCTATATCAAATGCCTGCAGCCTGTTTATCAAATTGAGTTAAATTACAAAGACAATCCTGCATATAGTAATCGTGTGCTTATAGCACGTATATGGAAAGATTATCTATTCTCAAATGCTGTAGCCATGTGGGGAAGTATCCCAATGGAATCTTCATTGCAGGGTAATCCGAGTGTACCTTTTACAAAAGAGCAAGATGTGTATTATAAGCTGCTGGCTGATCTTAAAAATATATCAGACTCACTAAACGTGAACGGTGATAAATATACTGCCGGTGCGGATAAAATTTACGGAGGAGATGTATTGAAATGGAAGAAATTTGCCAACACCCTTCGCCTCAAAATTGCCTTGCAAATATCAAATGATGCCCCTAACGGTGATCCGGAAGCCGCTAAAAAGGCTATACAGGAAATTGCTCAGAACGAAGCTAATACTATTACCAGCCAAGCCGAAACCGCAGCAGCTACCTGGGGTACTACCAGTGATACCTGGAGCTATTTGTACAACTACGTAACCTATAACTATACCGCAAACAAAGCAACTATACCTGTACTTTGCGAGTCATTAGTTTATTACACACTGCCTTACGGTGATCCACGGATAACTATTTATGGGCAGCCAGCCAAACAGGGGCCTAACGCCGGCAAGTATTTTGGCCAAAATATTTCTTACGGCGGGGGCAGTCAATACGCTGGTAATATTGTTAATCCGCACACTGGTTTAAAACAAGACGATTATTCTTACATCGGCACACGCTTTTTAAAGCCCAACGCCGAGTTTGTATTTATCTCCTATGCGCAATCGTGTCTACTAAAAGCCGAAGCTGCCCTTAAAGGATGGTGGACAAATGCTGCACCGCAGACTTACTATTATCAGGGTATAGGAGCTTCATTCGACCGTTATGGGCTTACACCGGCTCAAGCTACCGCTTATCAAAATACGCCGGGTATTAAATGGGGTACCGCGTCAGACACCACCGGCCGTCAGGCACAGTTTCAGGACTGGATGCGCATTTGTACAAGTTATGTACCTGCCGGTGATACCTATCGCCAAATTATTATGCAGCACTGGCTGGCTACTCCCAATCAGGGAATGGATGCCTGGTCGCTCATACGCCGTACAAGAGTGCTTGATTTTGAACCTCAGTTTGCCACTTATGATGGTAATTATGCCTATGTGCCACAACGAATTCTTTTTCCGGCAAGCGAATATGCAACCAATGGGGCCGAAGTTAAAAAGGCTGCGCAGTGGTTGGGTGGAGCCGATAACCTATTTGCCAAGCTATGGTTTGCTTTGCCAAATAAACCCAATCCAAAATTACCTTACTAAATTATTTCAAATGAAAGCATTTCTTTCTATCTCCTGTTGTTTATTACTGGCATTAAGTGCATGTAAAAAGCAGAATGATTATTTACCGCCCGATTTTAATTATGATATTCCGGCTGTTAATATCACCGAAAACGTAAATGTAGGGGCCTATTATTACAACTATGCCGCCGCCGACTGGGCAAAGAAATACACTAATAATCCGTTACAGGGTGAATATAATTCACTGGATTCTAAAGTTATGGCGCAGGAATGCCAGTGGGCCGATGCTGCGGGTGTTAACTTTTTTGTATTTAACTGGAACGGCGCATCGGCCGGAAACCCTATACTTAACAGCTTTATACAGGGAAATACCAGCCAGGTAAAAATGGTGATCAATTACAATATTGCACACTTAAGTGCCACCAATGCCTTGCCGCTTACCGGGACCAAACTCACCACCATGATCAACGAGTTTACCAGTTTTGCAAATACTCATTTTAACAAGGATTATTATTATAAGATCAATGGGCAGCCGGTGGTTCTGATCACACCACTAAACTTGGCAAGCAGTGCAACCACCAGTGTTAATTATGCTACGGTTATACCCGCACTAAAGCAAGCCATGTCTTCTATAGGCATAAACCTGTATATCATAGGAGAAATCACATCGGGTTGGCTGCCTCCTGTACGCTATGCGCCTGCAATTAAAGCAATGGATGGTGTTGATTTGAATAACTGGTCGACCGATGTTTATGACCGGGCTACGTTTATGGCATCATACACCGACACCAACTGGAAAAACTGGACGGACTCTACATCAAAATGGAAGGTTGACTTTGTGCCAGCCATTTTCCCTGCCTTTAATGATAAGACCATGACCCCGGCAAGCAAGTTGTACAACATTGACCGTAACGCGGCATTTTATACCGATTACTGTAATGTAGCCAAACGTAATATGAGCAGCAAGCGCATAGTGCTGATCAATTCATGGAACAATTTTCAGTTAGGCACTACTTTGGAGCCTGCTAAAGAATACGGCACCACTTATCTCGAAATTACCAAAGCTCAGTTCAAAGTTAAATAACGTTAACCTCGATTATCTACCATGGTAATGAATAATTTAAAAAGAAGAAGGTTCTTAAAATATCTTTCTATTGCAGGTATAGCACTTCCTTTTAAGAGTGTTGCAAAAAACATGTTGCCGAGGTCTTCACAAGCCTTTAGCTTTATGTTTTTGGGCGACTTGCATTTTGATAAACTGATGCACCATGATATGGCTTATCTGAAAGAAAAATACCCAAACGATATCCGCCAGATCGAAAACTATTCAAGGATTACAAAAGATAACCTGTCTTCGTTGATACAGGCATCTAAACAACGCGCCAAACAAACCAATTCAAACTTTTATCTGCAAATTGGCGATTTTGTGGAAGGTCTATGCGGTTCTAAAGAATTAGCTACACTTCAAACCTCCGAGCTGATCAATTACATTGATCAACAGCAACTTGGTTTGCCTTTTATTGCTATAAAAGGCAACCATGATATTACTGGTACAGGTGCCCGAGAGGTTTACCAGGAAGTTGTTTTGCCATGGCAAAGCAGGCAGTTAAAGCAACCGGTAACCACTGCAAACAACGTGTATGTACATAAGAACACCAGGTTTATATTATTCGATTGTTTTTCTGAAAAAGAAAGTTTAGAATGGTTTAAAATGGTAATTAAAGATCATAAAAAGAATGAACAGTTATTCTTTTGTACGCATATTCCGTTAATACCATATGATGCACGCTCCAACTGGCATATTTATGTACGCCCCGGGCAAGAGAAAGAGCGAGAGGAACTTCTTAATTTACTGGCCGAACATAAAGCGATCATTTTAAGCGGTCACTTGCATAAAACCAGCATAGTGGTTCGTAACACTCCCTCGGGCAATGTTGTTCAGGCGGCTATTGGCAGTGTTATATCAGCATTAAATGCGCCTGTTAAAAATCATCTAAAAGGGTTAGAGGCTTATAATGCCGACCTGGTTAACTTGGAACCGAACTTTAATCCAACATCGTTGCAATTAAGAAGAGAAATTTTGGAAAAGGAAAAGCCATTTATCCGCCATTACGAATACGCTGATTTTTGCGGCTATGCCTCTATGAACATTACCGATAAGAACGAAGCAGTGCTTACGATATTTGCGAACGCAGACCAAGAGCCTTGGAGCACCGTAAACTTAACACAACTACAAAATTTATAAAGCTGTATGTTGCTTTTTAAGAGAATAAACGGAATAATGCTGTTCTTATTGGTTTGTTTGCCAGGAGTTGTATTATCACAGGATGTGAGCTTTATAGCATTGGGAGATATGCACTATGACCGGTTACAGGATCATAACCTGGATTTTGTAATGAGCAGACCGCAGGATTATAAGCAAATACTAAATGAATATCCGCAGTATACTGCTTTTTACATGCCCCGGTTTTTACAACTTATTAAAAAGCAAACCAACGCCCAGCCTGGGGTTAAAGCAGTTGTACAATTGGGAGATTTGGTAGAAGGCGTTGCTGGATCGGCTGCTCTCGCCAGGCAGATGAACCGGGGAATAGTTGACATGCTTTATGAGACCGGCTTGCCGGTACCGTGGGTATTGGTTAAAGGTAACCACGATGTAAGTAATAGTCCGGGCCAGCCAGAGGCATGGCAGGAAGTAATTCGGCCCTTTATTGAAGGTCAGATAGGTAAATTTATTGGCCATGGTATGTATACTTATCAAATAAGTCCCAACACTGAATTTTTTGTTCTCGACCAATTTTTCAGTGTGGACCGTAATTTACCCGAAAGTGAAATGGTTGATTTTCTTGAAAATGCATTTAAAGGTTCCACGGCTACTTACAAGTTCGTGCTAACCCATCAACCAGTTATTCCAGTTACGCAGCGGTGTTGGCATTTATTAAGTGGTATTAGGAGGCCATTAAAAGATACCGTCCTAAGAGAAAGTTTGCTGAATATATTGGCTAAAAACAAGGCCATAGTTTTATGTGCCCACCTTCATGAGTATTCGGTTTTGAGTAGAAAAACAAAATCCGGAAATGTGGTTCAGGTAATGATCAATAGTGTAAACCGGGGGCTTAATACGCCTTTGCCAAATGTTATCCATAGAGAATACAAAGGAGAAGGCTGGATTGACAGTGATGCGTCATGGCAGCCTGAAACAAGCGAAACACGGCGTAAGATTTTAAGGGAAGAGAAGAAACATATTACCGATTTTCAGTTAATGGACCTACCGGGATATGCTCTTATATCTGTGTCGGATAAAACGCCGCAAGTTACGTTAAAGTATTTTAACGGGTTTGCAGAAGTACCTTATCAAACTATAGATCTGAGTAAACTGATGCTCACAGGAAAGTTGCCTTTTTAATATGTTAATAAGATCTTCTACTATGTTTTTTAAAACTGCAGCTTTTTTCCTCGTGTTCCTTCTTTTACAACCCTGTCTGGCACAAACCAGGCACAGTAAAAACTCTGCTTTTATGAGCTATAAAGGGTTGGTAATGGCGGGTTACCAAGGCTGGTTCAATAGTCCTGATGATGGTGCAAAGAGAGGCTGGAACCATTATGTGGCATCGGGTCGGTTTGAACCTGGAAATTGTAAGATCGACATGTGGCCAGATGTTAGCGAGTACTCAAAAGTATATCCAACAGCATTTACCAAAGCAGATGGGTCGCCCACCCATCTGTTTAGTTCTTATGACGTTTCAACCGTTCAGCTTCATTTTAAGTGGATGAAAGACTACGGTGTAGACGGTGTATTTATGCAAAGGTTTTTTGCCAGCATCAACTCCGATAAAGACCTTGCCCATACCGATAAAGTGCTGTCAGCGGCATTACAGGCCTCTCAAAAAAATCGGCGTGCCATTTCGGTTATGTATGATTTAAGCGGTATGGAAGGTGATGAGGGCATAGAAGTAATTATTAAAGATTGGAAGCATTTGGTAGATGACCTGAAACTCACTTCTAAGGGGGTAAGTCAAACCTATTTGTATCATAATCAACGGCCTCTGATTGCTATTTGGGGTGTTGGATTTAAAGACAGGAATTATACTCTTAAAGCCATTGATAAACTGTTGGACTTTTTAAAAAATAATGCCACATATGGAGGATGTTCGGTACTGCTTGGCGTACCTGCATTTTGGAGAGATCTGAAAGATGATGCGGTGGCAGATTCAGATTTGCATGACTTGATACGTAAAGCCGATATTGTTCAACCCTGGTTTGTTGGGAGATACAACGAGCAGAGCTATGCGCGTTTTAATGCCCGCATTATAGATGACCTGTATTGGTGCAAGTTAAATCATGTAGATTATGTACCGGTGGTGTATCCTGGCTTTAGCTGGCACAATATGTATCCGCGCAGCCCTTTTAATCAAATTCCGCGAAATAGAGGGCAGTTTTATTGGAAGCAAATTGCCGGTTCTATAAATGCAGGTGCCCAAATGCTTTATATTGCCATGTTTGACGAGATTGATGAGGGTACCGCCATATTTAAGATCAGTAAAGATCCGCCGATAGGAAAGAGCGTATTTATTACCTTTGAACAAGATATACCGGGGGACTATTATTTGTTTTTGACAGGTTATGCCGGCGAAATATTAAAAGGTTCGAAGACACTTTCCCTCAATGTCCCTTTAAAGCCGTAGATGTTGAGATGCAAATAAAGTTAACAAAATATAATTAAATGAAATGGCGAGCCCTGTTGATTTTGGCCTTCATGAGCGGGATGATTGCATTGCTGTCCTTTTCTGTATTGGAAAGTCATGATGTTGGGGCATCTCGGGCGGTAGGCTTATTCCGAAAGGATGCCGGTTTATTTTCAGCTTCGGCCAGTGAGCTATATGAAGCAGTTAAGGCAATTGATGAGAACAGCAGCACCATAGTAAACGCAAAGGAGCACTTAAAAGCTTGTCGGTTTCGGTACAAAGCGCTGTCTTATTTCACCTGCTATTTTTTCCCAAGTGAAACTAACGGGTTTAATGCTGCGGCCAAAATGGAAGTTGAGGAGCCCGAGCTTGAACTTGTAGAACCGATGGGACTACAGCAAATTGAGGCTTTGTTGTTTGATGCAGATGTGTTAAGCCATAAAACCGAGTTGGTGGCTCAGACCGAGGCTCTGTATACTTCGGCAAAAGGCATGCCTGCGCTGCTTTATCAATTTAAGGCCAATGACCGGCAGGTGCTCGAAAGTGTAAGAATTGAGCTGATTCGCATGGGCGCGCTGTATATTACGGGGTATGATGCCCCTTTGCTAAAAACAGGTATTACCGAGACCCTGATCAGTACAGATAAGATTAACGAGGTGTTGTTGCCTTATCTACAACATGGACGCAATACAGGTGATATTTTAAAAAAACAACTGAATGCCAGCATCCATTACTTGTCAAGCCATCAGGATTTTAATTCGTTTAACCGTATGGAATACCTGGTTAAATTCCTACTACCTATGCAAGAGCAGTTGGGCATGTTTATCAAGCAGCAAAATTTGGAGCTAAATACTTCTGCATATCTAAATTACCAATCGCGTAATATGTTTGATCGCCGCTTCTTAAAGGCTTTTAATAGTGTTCCCGGGTTACAGGAGCAGCAATTAGCATCACTCGGAAAAAAACTATTTTTTGACATGGCTTTATCGGGCAATATGAAAGTAAGTTGCGCGACCTGCCATCAGCCTGGAAAGTATTTTACAGACGGAATTATTAAAAGCCCCGCATTAATAAAAGATTCGATACTAAAGCGAAATACTCCTACACTATTATATGCAGGGAGACAGCATTCACAGTTTTGGGATGGCCGGTCTATAAGCGTGGTCGACCAGGTAAAGGACGTGGTTTTTAATCCTTTGGAGATGGGGTCAGTAATGGGGCAGGTAGTTAAGCGTGTTAAACAGAACCGGACATATCGCCAATCTTTTCGCAGCCTGTTTCCCGGCAAAAACTCCGACAGGCAGTTGCTGGATGGTATAGCGGTATCCATAGCTGCATACATAGCTAAGTTAGAACCCATGGATTCTCCTTTTGACAAGTACATTAATGGCAATAGAACCGCCATGACAACAGCCCAAATTAAAGGCTTTAACTTATTTATGGGCAAGGCACAATGTGCTACCTGCCATTTCGTACCTTATTTCAACAGCCTCACACCGCCATTTTATGATCATTCAGAGATGGAAATATTAGGAACACCTGGCAATGATGATTTAACCCACCCGGTAAATGACAAAGACTTGGGACGTTTTAACCTGTATCAAATACGGTATTATCAACAGGCATTTAAAACACCAACAATTAGGAACGCTGCAAAAACGGCACCTTATATGCACAACGGCGCATTCAAAACATTGCAAAATGTAATTGACTTTTATATTAAAGGGGGAGGGAAGGGAATTGGCTTGAAAACCAGAGAACAAACACTTTCATCTGAACCGCTTAATCTAACTAGGGAGGAAAGCGATCAAATCATTCAATTTATAAACTCGTTAACAGATGCCAGCCCTGCCAATATTTAACTACATGAAAAAACTAAGCCTCTATTTATTATTCACATTGACCATTCGGGCCACTGCCATGTGTCAAACTACAAGCCCAGCACCAACAATTAGTTCAAACTCAAAAGCCACCATTTTACGTGGCCCTTATTTACAGGTTGCTACTCCTAATGAAATGACCATTCGCTGGCGAACCAATACTGCCGAGCAAAGTACCGTGCGTTATGGTCTTACGCCAGATAACCTGGATATGAAAGCTAATAATTCATTGGTTGTTACAGAACATATGGTTAGACTATCAGACCTTAAACCACTTACTAAATATTATTATTCCGTGGGTAGTTTTGAATTTTCGTTGAAGGTGGATAAGAACAATTACTTCTATACGCTTCCTAAAAAAGGCAGTGATTCGCTTGTCCGAATTGCCGGGTTTGGTGATTGTGGCAATAATTCCATTAACCAGCGCAATGTGCGAGATCAGGTAATTAAATATGTTGGGAACAATGTACTGAATGCCTGGATACTTATGGGCGACAATGCTTATACAGATGGTACCGATGCCGAATTTCAGGCGAAGTTTTTTAATGTTTACCAAGATAATTTGCTGAAAAATTATCCCTTGTTCCCGGTTCCGGGTAATCATGATTATAATAACATCGCCTCAGTAGCTACGGCAGAGCAATTCAAACTGGCATATTTTCAAAACTTTTCTGTTCCTACTGAGGGCGAAGCGGGTGGGGTTCCCTCGCATACCAAGTCTTATTATTCTTATGATATTGGTAACACACATTTTCTGGCATTGGATTCATACGGCCCCGATAATAAAGGTGCATACATGTATGACCAGGCAGGTGAGCAGGCCGAATGGGTGAGAAAAGATCTCAAGGCTAATAATAATAAATGGGTTGTGGCTTACTTTCACCATCCGCCATACACCATGGGCTCTCACAATTCCGATACAGAGCAATTGCTGGTCAGAATAAGGGAAAACTTCATTAAGATTTTGGAAGATAACGGTGTTGATCTGGTTTTATGCGGCCATAGCCATGTGTATGAACGATCAAAGCTAATGAAAGGATATTATGGTAATGAAGCTGAGTTTGATCCTCAAAAATTTGATTTAAGTTCATCCTCAGCGCTATATAATGGAAGCAAAGATTCAGCCCCATACCTGAAAAGCAAGTCAAAGACCGATGGTACTGTTTATGTAGTTGCCGGATCTGCCGGTGCGCTTGGCGGTCATAAACCAACCTGGCCACACAATGCCATGTATTATTACAATTGCGACATTGGCGGTGCAATTATGCTGGAGGTACAAGGCTCCCGGTTAGATCTGAAATGGATATGTGCCGACGGACAGATACGCGATCACTTTACGATGATGAAAGATGTAAGTAAGAAAGATGAGGAGTATTTAAAGCAAGATAAGATTCTGATTAAGAAGTAATATAATATTATCATATACTAAACATTTTTTAATATTGGCTTAATATTAAAGCAGTTACTTTGTATGCTGAATCTGGACATTCAGAGGAGCAATTTGCACTACTGAACCCAGTATATTCATGGGTAAGTAATTATGTTTCGTGCAAAAATTAGCGTTAATAGAATTCAAAAAAGACTTAATTATTTATTCGTATTTTTTTGCTTAAGCACTCCTGCTATTTCATTTGCTCAAAATAACGGACTCCATTTTTACGGGCAGGAGACCGTTCAGGATAAAAGAACGTCACTCGACCTGACTGCCGATGAAGAGATGTGTTTTGATGGTGACTTTGAGTTGTCATTTGATCTTTATTTCACGCCAAAATTCAGGGACTATTATGGTTATGTATTCAGAATTATTGAAGAGAATGGCCATAACATTGATCTGATATATGATCAAAAAGCATTTAATACACAAAATTTTAAATTAGTAATAGGCGACAAGTTTTCTAATATTGCCTTCAACTTACCGGAAAAGCTTCTTTTTAAAAGCTGGAATCATTTCACGATCAGTTACAGGAAAGAGTTTGATGAATTAGTGTTCACTAACGGAAATCAAAAATTTTCACAGAAAAACGCAGGCTTTCAAAATTCTGGTTGTTATAAGGTCTTGTTTGGTGCCAACCATTATAAAAGGTTTAAAACAACGGATGTTCCTATGATGAACATCAAAAACATAAGCGTTTTGGACCATGGAAAGCTGAAGTTCTTTTGGCCACTAGATGAATTTAAAGGTGATGAGGCTTTTGACCGTATCGGAAAAAGGAGAGCAACTGTTGAGAACCCGTTATGGATCAATGCAATGCATACCAACTGGAAATTGGTCAAGAGCGTGGTAATTACGGGGCATCCAAGTGTAGCATTTAATCAGCAAAAACAAATTATTCATATTGTTGGACCAAGCGAGCTATACAATTTCTCTGTTGGGGATGAAAACATGGTAAAGCTTGAGTATGCCTCGAAAAGAGATATCGCTGCCGGCAACCAATCGGTTTATGATCAGCTATCTGGAAGGCTTTATAACGTTTTCATTGATCAAAAGAAGGCTTCATACTTTGATCTCCCATCTGGGCGCTGGGACAAGGACTTTGAACGTCCCACACGGCTCACTAAGTACTGGCATTCCAATAAATTCATTTCTAAGGCAGACTCTGCGCTTTATGTGATGGGAGGCTACGGGCAACTGGTTTATAAGAATGAAGTTCAAAAATATGATCTTAATAATAAGAAATGGACTTCTGTAAAGTACAAAGGGGACGCCTTTAACCCCCGTTATTTGGCGGGGCTAGGTGTAACGGACGATGGCAATACCGCTTACATTATGGGTGGGCATGGTAGCATTACCGGTGAGCAAATGCTCAATCCCACCAACTACTATGATCTGATTAGGTACCAGGTAAAAACCCAAATGTTTAAAAAGGTTTATACACTCAAAAGCCCTGAAAATGATTTTGCGTTTGCTAATTCGCTGGTTATCGATTCTCCGGCAAAAAGCTTTTACGGGCTTGTTTTCGCCAACAACAAATTTAAAACGCATTTACAGCTAATAAAAGGGTCGCTTACGTCTCCTA contains the following coding sequences:
- a CDS encoding metallophosphoesterase family protein → MKKLSLYLLFTLTIRATAMCQTTSPAPTISSNSKATILRGPYLQVATPNEMTIRWRTNTAEQSTVRYGLTPDNLDMKANNSLVVTEHMVRLSDLKPLTKYYYSVGSFEFSLKVDKNNYFYTLPKKGSDSLVRIAGFGDCGNNSINQRNVRDQVIKYVGNNVLNAWILMGDNAYTDGTDAEFQAKFFNVYQDNLLKNYPLFPVPGNHDYNNIASVATAEQFKLAYFQNFSVPTEGEAGGVPSHTKSYYSYDIGNTHFLALDSYGPDNKGAYMYDQAGEQAEWVRKDLKANNNKWVVAYFHHPPYTMGSHNSDTEQLLVRIRENFIKILEDNGVDLVLCGHSHVYERSKLMKGYYGNEAEFDPQKFDLSSSSALYNGSKDSAPYLKSKSKTDGTVYVVAGSAGALGGHKPTWPHNAMYYYNCDIGGAIMLEVQGSRLDLKWICADGQIRDHFTMMKDVSKKDEEYLKQDKILIKK
- a CDS encoding Kelch repeat-containing protein — translated: MFRAKISVNRIQKRLNYLFVFFCLSTPAISFAQNNGLHFYGQETVQDKRTSLDLTADEEMCFDGDFELSFDLYFTPKFRDYYGYVFRIIEENGHNIDLIYDQKAFNTQNFKLVIGDKFSNIAFNLPEKLLFKSWNHFTISYRKEFDELVFTNGNQKFSQKNAGFQNSGCYKVLFGANHYKRFKTTDVPMMNIKNISVLDHGKLKFFWPLDEFKGDEAFDRIGKRRATVENPLWINAMHTNWKLVKSVVITGHPSVAFNQQKQIIHIVGPSELYNFSVGDENMVKLEYASKRDIAAGNQSVYDQLSGRLYNVFIDQKKASYFDLPSGRWDKDFERPTRLTKYWHSNKFISKADSALYVMGGYGQLVYKNEVQKYDLNNKKWTSVKYKGDAFNPRYLAGLGVTDDGNTAYIMGGHGSITGEQMLNPTNYYDLIRYQVKTQMFKKVYTLKSPENDFAFANSLVIDSPAKSFYGLVFANNKFKTHLQLIKGSLTSPTYQLIGGYIPYLFHDIRSYADLYWCPELKKLVAVTLFTREDNNTEIKIYTIEFPPNGLGIAIGEARFPIHNIIILTGLVCLLIGATYYFYKRRKIAQTETLLSIPAHNKDIPAPKQYQTSIHLFGNLQLLDNNGDDVTKMLSPLLKELLLLILLYSMRKEGGISSNKLDELLWFGKSEKVARNNRSVNIAKLKGILSNLEYCNLNKDSGYWKIDIDFNHVYIDYFHYLQITKEQNQGTKQQILELLKVLQRGPFLSNIEYDWLDDIKSEVSHKVIDLLLNYTTSADTVSQPEFIIEIADHVFYFDRVNEDALKLKCKALSQLGKHTLAKNTFEKFQRVYKAIYTVDFEKSFQSIIEA